DNA sequence from the Prolixibacter sp. SD074 genome:
CGCGTTACTCACCCGTGCGCCACTCGTGTGCCCCCGAAAGGGCCTTACCGTTCGACTTGCATGTGTTAAGCCTCCCGCTAGCGTTCATCCTGAGCCAGGATCAAACTCTTCGTTGTAATTAAAAAGTTTAAATGTCTATTTGCCTGGCACGATTGGTTTTCCTCTAAAAGAAAATTGAACTCCTGGTGCTTATCTTCTTTCCTTTTCAATATTTTCAATGAACTTGTCTTCTTTCTTTTACTTTCGCTCTCCTGCCCAACCCTCAGTTGCCGTCGGACGGGCCGAAAAAAGCGTTGCAAAGATAGGTAATCTTTTGCGTTAATCCCAAATCTTTTTTTGCCTTTTTTCTTTAGGCTCCAGTACCGGTTATCAACGCCCGCTTTTCGCTAAAAACGTGGCCGCAAAGATAAACCCTTTTTTCCCGGCTTTCCATATAGTGCCCAAGATTTTTTTTTCGGCTCCCGGCAAACCTTTTTCTATTCTTTTTGACATAAAACGGCAAGTAGCTGAGGGACTGGAGAAATAATTTGAAGAAAATCACGCCTAAAGCTGCAGATGATCTAGTTCGAAATATATTCCAGATACAAAATTATCTAAAATTAAACGGCGATATCAAATTCTTGACCTAAGTCAATTATACCAATTAATTCAAATAAGAACTTTTTTCTGATATTTCGGTTTAAGGGAATGGAACAAGAAACCCAGGCTAATTACGCTTGCCATTCCCTGCGCCCTTTCTTTCTAATACACATCAGCCTAAGACACAAATGCCCGCATTTAATATTCTATTAACATATTTTAGTTGACTAAGTCAACCATTTGAATCTATCTTTACAAACTCAAATAATCGAACATCATTTTATGTCTTTAGAACAGCCACTCTGCCATTTGCTCGGACAAACAGTACGAATTTACAAGAATAAATTGTTTGCCATGTTCAAGGAGAATGAAATCGAAATAACATTTGAACAGTTTGCCATCCTGAATTTATTGTATTCCGAAAAAGCCTTTATACAACAGGATCTGGCCAACCAGATGCAAAAAAATAAATCCATCATATTACGTCAAATCAATTCATTACTCGACAAGAACTATGTAGAAAGGACCAGAAATGACAAAGACAAACGCAAAAAGACCCTGATTTTAACAGAAAAGGGAATCAGTACATTAAACCAGACAAGACAACTTGGAAACGAAGTACTGGACGAACTTTTTCTTGGAATCAGCGAAAATGAATTATCAGTCTTCAGAAATGTACTGGAGAAATTAATGGAAAACAGCGAACCACACGACAGCAATTGCCAATGCTAATCGCGATATTTCCAAAATATCAGACAGTTAAAAAAGCAAAATGAAAAAAAACAACCCAATCAAGATTCTCAGTTTCATTGTGATACTGGCAACAACCATTTCGTGTTCGAGCTCACAGAAAAAAGGCCCAAGAGGAATGGCCGGACAAATCAGTGAGTACAAGGTGATGAAAGTGAAACCACAATCAACAACACTCTACCAAGAATATCCCACCAACCTGGAAGGAATTCAGACGGTTGAAATTCGTCCGAAGATTGCCGGATATATCCAGAACATTCTGGTGGATGAAGGTTCCTTTGTAAAAAAAGGCCAGGTACTTTTTCGGATCAACGATAATGACATCCGGGCAACCGTAAGGTCAGCACAGGCCCAGGTTAAAGTTGCCGAAGCCGACGTGGTTGCCGCCAAAATTAATCTAAACAAAACCAAACCGCTGGTCGAGAAAGGAATCATCAGCAAGTTTGACCTGGAATCGTCTGAATCAATGCTGAAAGCAAAAGAGGCCCAGCTGGCACAGGCCAAAGCGAACCTGGCAAATGCTCAGGCCAACCTTCAGTATGCCATTATTACCAGTCCTACCAACGGAATTATCGGAAACTTCCCGTATCGTATAGGAAGTCTGGTGAGCAGCAACATTCCCCAGCCTCTCACAACGGTCTCCAACACGACAGAGATGTACGCTTATTTTTCCATGAATGAAAAAGAGTTTCTCACAATGATAAAAGGCTTGAAGGGAAACAATCTTCAGGCAAAATTCAGAAGCATGCCCGCTGTTTCGCTTATCCTGGCTGATAATTCTGTTTACGGTGAAAAAGGTCGGATACAAACAGCCAGTGGTTTAGTCGATCCGCAAACAGGTTCAGTGAACATTAGGGCCACCTTCCCGAACAAAGAGGGAATTTTGCGCAGTGGAGGAAGTGGTTTGGTTCGCATTTCACAACACGTCGACTCGGTTATCATTGTTCCCCAAAATGCAACCTATGAACTGCAGGGAAAACACTTTATATACACTGTGGGTGATGAAAACAAGGTACATCCAACCGAAATTGGTATTTTGGCTGGAAACCTGAAAAACACTTACGTAGTAACCAGCGGACTGAAGCCAGGCGATGAAATTGTGGTAGAAGGAATTGCGTCGTTACGAAACAACATGCCCATTAAACCCAAATTAGTAACCCAAGATAGCTCCGATGACAAGAAAGATTCGGGTGCTGTGGTTAATAATTAAATGCTCAACAAACTATGTTCAGAAGATTTATCGAAAGGCCGGTCCTGTCATCGGTCATATCCATCATAATTGTAATTCTGGGATTGCTAAGCATGTTTAGCCTTCCCATTGAACAATATCCCGATATTGCCCCGCCTACCATTCGGGTGAGGGCCAACTACACCGGAGCCGATGCCGAAACGGTGTTGAAGAGCGTTATTACGCCACTGGAAGAACAGATCAATGGGGTTGAAAACATGACCTACATGACCTCATCCGCAAGCAATAACGGCTCTGCAACCATTGAGGTCTATTTCAAACAAGGAGTTGATCCTGATTTGGCTGCCATTAACGTCCAAAACCGTGTGGCCCAGGCAACCAGCCTGCTACCTTCGGAAGTTATCCGCACCGGTGTGATTACGGCGAAACGCCAGAACAGCATGCTGATGGTTTTTTCGCTTTACAGCGATGACGGGAAATATGACGAAACGTTCCTGCAGAACTACAGTAAAATCAACCTGCTTCCACAGATTCAACGTATAACTGGCGTAGGGGAAGCAATGGTCTTCGGCACGAAAGACTACTCCATGCGTATCTGGCTGAAGCCGGATGTAATGAAGGCCTATGGCCTGATCCCCTCGGATGTAATTGCCGCACTGAACGAACAAAGTTTGGAAGCAGCGCCGGGAAGATTCGGCGAGCAAAACAAACAGTCATTCGAATATGTACTGAAATACAAAGGAAAATTCAGTAACCCATCGCAGTTTGAGAATATCGTTATCAAAGCTGATAAAGATGGAAATGTACTTCGCCTGAAAGATGTAGCCAAAGTGGTATTGGGAGCGTTGGATTATTCAACAATCACTACGGCGATGAATAAACCGGGAATTACCATGGCCCTTTTTCAGTCCCCGGGTTCAAACGCCCACGAGACCATTATCAACGCCAAGAAAGTACTCGAAGAAGGTTCAAAATCATTCCCGGAAGGAGTCAAATACCACATCATCATCGATGCCAACCGATTTTTGGACAACTCCATCAGCAAGGTGCTCCACACCTTGCTCGAAGCTTTCATTCTCGTTTTCATCGTAGTGTTTATTTTCCTGCAAAATTTCAGGGCGACACTCATTCCGGCTATTGCGGTCCCGGTGGCAATTATCGGTACCTTTTTCTTCCTCAACCTGTTTGGATTTACCATTAACCTGCTGACGCTTTTCGCACTCGTGCTGGCCATCGGAATTGTAGTGGATGATGCTATTGTGATTGTGGAAGCGGTGCATGCCAAATTGGAACAGGGGGCAAAGAACGCGCAGGAGGCAGCAATTTCCGCCATGAATGAAATATCGTCCGCGATTATATCCATCACACTCGTAATGGCTGCCGTATTCATCCCGGTAACGTTCATTACCGGAACAACAGGCGTTTTCTACAGACAATTCGGGATAACGCTGGCTGTAGCCATTGTGCTTTCGGCGGTGAACGCACTGACTTTGAGCCCGGCGCTTTGTGCGGTATTTCTAAAACCTGAAAACAAGGATACTCCGCATGAAAAAGGCGTCATGCAACGGTTCTATGGTGCGTTTAACTCATCATTCGAGGTGATGACCCATAACTATAAGCGAGTCTCCAACTTTCTGCTCCGGCGAAAATGGATTCCTGCTTCGATAATCCTGGTATTTACAATTGGTTTGTACTTCCTGCTAAGAACAACGCCTACCGGATTTGTTCCCAAGGAAGATATGGGTATCATGATCCTCAACGTGAGCCTTCCTCCTGCCACTTCGCTGGAAGAAACGAAGAAAGTGATGGATAAAGTCGACAACATTCTGGCCCATACTCCGGAAATCAACGGACGGGCCACGGTGGTCGGACGTTCACTCATTAGTGGACAGGGAAGTTCCTACGGTATGATATTCTGCGACCTGAAACCTTTTGCTGAAAGAAAAGGAAAAGAACACGACGTCAACAATGTGATTGGACGACTTTATGGAGCCATGTCACAAATTAAAGATGCCCAGGTTATTATTTTCACACCGCCCATGGTACCCGGATTCAGTGTTTCCGGAGGGGTTGAGTTCCAATTGGAGGACCGGACCGGTGGCGATATCAAAAAGTTCGAGCAAATATCGCAACAGTTCCTTGGTGCACTCAATCAGCGACCGGAGATTCAGTATGCCATGACCTCGTTTAACACCAATTTTCCGCAATACCAAATTGACGTGAATGCGGTCAGAAGCAAACAATCCGGTGTCGCGGTCAGTACCATACTGGCAACGTTGCAAGGATACATCGGTGGATTTTATGCATCGGATTTTAACCAGTTCGGAAAACAATACCGCATCATGGTTCAGTCCAGT
Encoded proteins:
- a CDS encoding MarR family winged helix-turn-helix transcriptional regulator, whose amino-acid sequence is MSLEQPLCHLLGQTVRIYKNKLFAMFKENEIEITFEQFAILNLLYSEKAFIQQDLANQMQKNKSIILRQINSLLDKNYVERTRNDKDKRKKTLILTEKGISTLNQTRQLGNEVLDELFLGISENELSVFRNVLEKLMENSEPHDSNCQC
- a CDS encoding efflux RND transporter periplasmic adaptor subunit, with protein sequence MKKNNPIKILSFIVILATTISCSSSQKKGPRGMAGQISEYKVMKVKPQSTTLYQEYPTNLEGIQTVEIRPKIAGYIQNILVDEGSFVKKGQVLFRINDNDIRATVRSAQAQVKVAEADVVAAKINLNKTKPLVEKGIISKFDLESSESMLKAKEAQLAQAKANLANAQANLQYAIITSPTNGIIGNFPYRIGSLVSSNIPQPLTTVSNTTEMYAYFSMNEKEFLTMIKGLKGNNLQAKFRSMPAVSLILADNSVYGEKGRIQTASGLVDPQTGSVNIRATFPNKEGILRSGGSGLVRISQHVDSVIIVPQNATYELQGKHFIYTVGDENKVHPTEIGILAGNLKNTYVVTSGLKPGDEIVVEGIASLRNNMPIKPKLVTQDSSDDKKDSGAVVNN
- a CDS encoding efflux RND transporter permease subunit produces the protein MFRRFIERPVLSSVISIIIVILGLLSMFSLPIEQYPDIAPPTIRVRANYTGADAETVLKSVITPLEEQINGVENMTYMTSSASNNGSATIEVYFKQGVDPDLAAINVQNRVAQATSLLPSEVIRTGVITAKRQNSMLMVFSLYSDDGKYDETFLQNYSKINLLPQIQRITGVGEAMVFGTKDYSMRIWLKPDVMKAYGLIPSDVIAALNEQSLEAAPGRFGEQNKQSFEYVLKYKGKFSNPSQFENIVIKADKDGNVLRLKDVAKVVLGALDYSTITTAMNKPGITMALFQSPGSNAHETIINAKKVLEEGSKSFPEGVKYHIIIDANRFLDNSISKVLHTLLEAFILVFIVVFIFLQNFRATLIPAIAVPVAIIGTFFFLNLFGFTINLLTLFALVLAIGIVVDDAIVIVEAVHAKLEQGAKNAQEAAISAMNEISSAIISITLVMAAVFIPVTFITGTTGVFYRQFGITLAVAIVLSAVNALTLSPALCAVFLKPENKDTPHEKGVMQRFYGAFNSSFEVMTHNYKRVSNFLLRRKWIPASIILVFTIGLYFLLRTTPTGFVPKEDMGIMILNVSLPPATSLEETKKVMDKVDNILAHTPEINGRATVVGRSLISGQGSSYGMIFCDLKPFAERKGKEHDVNNVIGRLYGAMSQIKDAQVIIFTPPMVPGFSVSGGVEFQLEDRTGGDIKKFEQISQQFLGALNQRPEIQYAMTSFNTNFPQYQIDVNAVRSKQSGVAVSTILATLQGYIGGFYASDFNQFGKQYRIMVQSSPGYRGNPDDLNNIYVRTSTGEMAPITEFITLEKVYGPENINRFNMYTSISVNSAPQIGYSSGDAIDAVKQVAAQTLPMGYGYEFSGLTREEIASGNQSILIFLLSVIFVYFLLAAQYESFITPLSILFSLPIGVAGAFMFARIMGVSNNIYLQISLIMLIGLLAKNAILIVEFALQRRRRGETILQSAIDGATARLRPILMTSFALIFGLMPLIIGGGVGANGNRSIGVGAVGGMLVGTFIGILVIPAMYVIFQNLQEKIKKPEQGEISGLNSLE